Proteins encoded within one genomic window of Salipaludibacillus agaradhaerens:
- the panB gene encoding 3-methyl-2-oxobutanoate hydroxymethyltransferase, whose translation MKTTKDFKKMKKNGEQIVMVTAYDAPAAGIAETAGVDCLLVGDSLGMVVLGYESTVPVTLDDMVHHTKAVKRGARETFIITDMPFLTYHSSRSETIKHARRLVQEAGTHAIKMEGNGDVLTYTKYLVDAGVPVVNHLGLTPQSVGVFGGYHVQGKQERDAERLKNDAIKTEEAGACMLVLECVPESLAQQISQLLTIPVIGIGAGRFTDGQVLVYHDIIGYNDGHVPKFVKQYADINEIVKNAISQFSYDVKKRHFPEQAHVFQPLETSVSHLYGKGDIT comes from the coding sequence ATGAAAACGACAAAAGACTTTAAAAAGATGAAAAAAAATGGCGAGCAAATTGTTATGGTAACAGCGTACGATGCGCCAGCAGCGGGGATAGCTGAAACTGCAGGTGTAGATTGTTTACTTGTTGGAGATTCCCTCGGAATGGTCGTATTAGGCTATGAATCCACAGTACCTGTCACACTGGATGATATGGTGCATCATACGAAAGCAGTTAAACGAGGCGCTCGTGAGACATTTATTATAACTGACATGCCCTTTCTCACGTATCATTCGTCACGTTCAGAGACGATAAAGCATGCTCGAAGATTAGTTCAAGAAGCAGGGACCCATGCTATTAAAATGGAGGGGAACGGCGATGTCCTTACTTACACGAAATATCTTGTTGATGCTGGCGTTCCTGTTGTCAATCATTTAGGTTTAACTCCCCAATCAGTAGGTGTATTTGGCGGCTACCATGTTCAAGGGAAACAAGAAAGGGATGCTGAAAGGTTAAAAAACGATGCGATTAAAACAGAAGAAGCAGGTGCATGTATGCTTGTCCTTGAATGTGTCCCTGAATCATTAGCTCAACAAATTTCTCAGTTATTAACTATTCCTGTTATCGGTATAGGCGCCGGGAGATTTACTGATGGTCAAGTGCTCGTTTACCACGATATTATCGGATATAATGACGGTCATGTACCGAAATTTGTAAAACAGTATGCCGATATAAATGAAATAGTAAAAAACGCCATCAGTCAGTTCAGTTATGATGTGAAAAAAAGACATTTCCCTGAACAAGCACATGTCTTTCAGCCGCTAGAAACGAGTGTGTCACACCTCTACGGTAAAGGTGATATAACGTGA
- a CDS encoding methylglyoxal synthase — protein MNIAFIAHDKKKDDIVRFAMAYEKVLESHELFSTGTTGKRIMAETSLKIHRFKSGPLGGDQQVGALIADNKMDLVIFFKDPLTAQPHEPDITALIRLCDVYTIPLATNMATAEILLSGLQRGEFKWREIIKEEKQYDEL, from the coding sequence ATGAATATAGCGTTCATTGCCCATGATAAAAAGAAAGATGATATTGTGCGATTTGCAATGGCTTATGAAAAAGTATTAGAAAGCCACGAGCTATTTTCCACGGGGACCACAGGTAAACGAATCATGGCAGAGACGTCCTTAAAAATTCATCGATTCAAGTCCGGACCATTAGGTGGAGATCAGCAAGTAGGTGCACTTATTGCAGATAACAAGATGGATTTAGTTATATTTTTTAAAGACCCTCTCACAGCACAGCCGCACGAACCTGATATTACAGCACTTATAAGACTGTGTGACGTATATACGATTCCTTTAGCTACCAATATGGCGACTGCGGAAATCTTATTGTCAGGCTTACAACGTGGTGAATTCAAATGGCGAGAAATAATTAAAGAGGAAAAGCAATATGACGAGCTTTAA
- the panC gene encoding pantoate--beta-alanine ligase yields MKHIKNIARMKEEVAQLKADGKTIGFVPTMGFLHDGHLQLVEKAKQQVDVVIMSIFVNPLQFGENEDFDSYPKDLEKDLHLAEQHGVHQLFTPTAAEMYPDTMSIKMIVQRGADILCGSSRPGHFDGVATVVMKLFNIIEPDIAYFGMKDAQQVAIIKQMVADYHLNLTIVPVPTVREKDGLAMSSRNVNLSHMERQEAPHIYKTLAEAKNKALQGHFKTVAGLEDWVKQALKRDLKLGRIDYITCLKFPELIRPGALTGSVILATAVHYEQVRLIDNVMWEQFPI; encoded by the coding sequence ATAAAACACATTAAAAATATTGCCCGGATGAAAGAGGAAGTTGCGCAATTAAAGGCAGATGGAAAAACGATTGGTTTTGTACCCACAATGGGTTTTTTGCATGATGGGCATTTACAACTCGTAGAAAAAGCGAAACAACAGGTAGATGTTGTGATAATGAGTATCTTCGTAAATCCACTTCAGTTTGGTGAAAATGAGGATTTTGATAGTTATCCTAAAGACTTAGAAAAAGATTTACATCTAGCAGAGCAGCATGGTGTTCACCAGTTATTCACCCCTACTGCAGCTGAGATGTATCCTGACACTATGAGTATTAAAATGATTGTGCAAAGAGGAGCAGATATTCTGTGTGGTTCAAGTAGACCTGGCCACTTTGATGGGGTAGCTACAGTCGTTATGAAACTATTTAACATTATTGAACCTGACATCGCTTATTTTGGAATGAAAGATGCTCAGCAGGTGGCTATTATAAAGCAAATGGTAGCTGATTATCATTTAAATCTTACCATCGTGCCTGTCCCTACTGTAAGAGAAAAAGATGGGTTGGCAATGAGTTCGCGTAACGTCAATTTATCACATATGGAAAGGCAGGAAGCTCCTCACATTTATAAAACACTTGCTGAAGCAAAAAACAAGGCGTTACAAGGACATTTTAAGACGGTGGCTGGGCTTGAGGACTGGGTGAAACAAGCGCTGAAAAGGGACTTGAAGTTGGGGCGAATTGATTACATTACATGTCTAAAATTCCCGGAACTAATACGTCCAGGTGCACTAACAGGAAGTGTTATACTGGCTACTGCTGTTCACTATGAACAAGTGAGACTTATTGATAATGTTATGTGGGAACAATTTCCTATTTAA
- the panD gene encoding aspartate 1-decarboxylase → MYREMMSGKIHRATVTEANLNYIGSITIDSDLLNAVGMLENEKVHVVNNNNGARLETYIIAGTPGSKTICLNGAAARYVQPGDKVIIMSYKWMEEREAHKHVPTVAILNDQNDILDILGTEPEATIK, encoded by the coding sequence ATGTATCGTGAAATGATGAGTGGTAAAATTCACCGGGCAACAGTCACAGAAGCAAACTTAAATTACATTGGAAGTATTACGATTGATAGCGATCTTTTAAATGCAGTTGGCATGTTAGAGAATGAAAAAGTTCACGTTGTTAACAACAATAATGGTGCTCGCCTTGAAACGTATATTATAGCTGGAACTCCTGGCTCAAAAACCATCTGTTTAAATGGCGCTGCGGCCCGTTACGTTCAACCAGGAGATAAAGTTATTATTATGTCGTATAAGTGGATGGAAGAGAGGGAAGCTCATAAACATGTCCCTACTGTTGCTATTTTGAATGATCAAAACGATATTCTAGACATACTGGGGACTGAACCAGAAGCGACGATTAAATAA
- the dapB gene encoding 4-hydroxy-tetrahydrodipicolinate reductase, whose amino-acid sequence MINIVIAGPRGNMGKEAVKMVTKDPDFRLTAVVDRKYNGFQMKDVEEMPDLDVPVFEDMAECFQQVSCEVLIDLTSPESGKKHMLTAFDYGVRPVVGTTGFTEEDIKELSLIAEEKELGAIIAPNFAIGAILLMKFSQQAAKYLSDVEIIEQHHDRKLDAPSGTAVKTAELISEVRETKQQGHPDETEQLKGARGANYEGMRIHSVRLPGLVAHQEVIFGGEGQSLKLRHDSFNRASFMPGVKLACETVLTLPGLVYGLDQIID is encoded by the coding sequence ATGATAAATATAGTCATAGCAGGACCACGCGGAAACATGGGGAAGGAAGCAGTGAAAATGGTGACAAAAGACCCTGACTTCCGTTTAACGGCTGTCGTTGATCGTAAATATAATGGTTTTCAAATGAAAGACGTAGAAGAAATGCCAGACCTTGATGTGCCAGTTTTTGAAGATATGGCTGAATGTTTTCAACAGGTGTCATGTGAGGTGCTCATTGACTTAACCAGTCCTGAATCAGGTAAGAAACATATGCTCACTGCCTTTGATTATGGTGTTCGACCTGTAGTAGGAACAACGGGTTTTACAGAGGAGGACATTAAAGAACTTTCTCTTATAGCGGAAGAAAAAGAGTTAGGTGCTATTATCGCCCCTAATTTTGCTATCGGGGCGATCTTATTGATGAAGTTTTCTCAGCAAGCAGCTAAATATCTTTCAGATGTGGAAATAATTGAACAGCATCATGATCGGAAATTAGATGCGCCTTCTGGAACAGCTGTTAAAACAGCAGAACTGATTTCGGAAGTGAGAGAAACTAAACAACAAGGTCATCCTGATGAAACAGAGCAACTTAAGGGAGCTCGTGGTGCAAACTATGAGGGAATGCGTATACATAGTGTTCGCTTGCCAGGACTTGTAGCACATCAAGAGGTTATTTTTGGTGGTGAAGGACAATCGCTGAAGCTGCGACATGATTCTTTTAATAGAGCTTCATTTATGCCAGGGGTAAAACTAGCGTGTGAGACAGTGTTGACATTACCGGGACTTGTTTATGGTCTAGATCAGATCATTGACTAG
- the dinG gene encoding ATP-dependent DNA helicase DinG, whose amino-acid sequence MTRFVVLDVETTGVAFSKGDRIIQLAYAVVENGEITDNYATYLNPDRAIPPFIKTLTNITDEHVVHAPTFDSIAPTLLQALEGAYFVAHNVEFDLNFINDELIHAGYTPFQGPLLDTVELARIAFPTEDSFRLSELSERFDMAHTTPHRADSDANATALLLMEIFQTFETLPLLTLQQLEKLTPALKSDLGAWLSELIAKKTGHPHFTEEIDTYRGLAFKKQRLIDEEEDVETSEVVPTVDTLLHQTLMNDMSMADKMPAYELREGQIDMIRFIDKVFKEDSIGLIEAGTGTGKTLGYLIPAAIFAKRSNEQVVISTETIQLQDQLLKNELSTLKKVLPFSIKTALLKGRGHYLCLQKFENLLHKDPMPSYDRTLSKAQILVWLTMTDSGDVEELNLASGNTRFWYEIASDAKSCANPSCPWFTRCYYQRAKKKAKQADLIITNHSLLFTDMVADHQVIPKYATLIVDEAHHLEETATRQLGEKLDYLTITQVLNDVTSRDKVEWLPEAIMKLAPEYMQEKAENIARVSTDFKQEWNDLFIQMNHYVTRGTAGKNETGRLSKIIELSDQKWLNVRETAARCEHLFKALLITIHDIIQKIDDAFEQDEVHPTNEQRREREWLHSILYQIESQYMAFNHLILQPQESDVYWLEVETRGPKQSISIQSSPITVADRLADDFFTHKKRIILTSATLTVNNKFNYMIQRLGLEDFPVKTKQVASPFSWSDQVALMVPEDMPLIQDAGEEAYIEAAALQIYRTAQVTKGKMLVLFTSYDMLKRTYAHLKDMLDDSFMIVAQGIHTKSRSKLTKNFQQFEQSILLGTSSFWEGVDIPGSDLSCILMARLPFSPPNDPVFKKRSDSLKEQGDSPFMKLALPQAVIRFKQGFGRLIRRSTDKGVVIVLDRRLVTTRYGKSFINSLPKEIPFIQESMDVLEDHMTDWFNDLQENENRSENT is encoded by the coding sequence ATGACGCGTTTTGTTGTTTTAGATGTTGAAACGACAGGGGTTGCTTTTTCAAAGGGCGACCGAATTATTCAATTAGCTTATGCTGTTGTTGAAAATGGGGAAATTACGGACAATTATGCGACCTATCTAAATCCAGATAGGGCTATACCGCCTTTTATAAAAACGTTGACTAACATTACTGATGAACATGTGGTGCACGCCCCGACATTTGATTCAATTGCACCTACACTTTTACAAGCTTTAGAAGGGGCTTATTTCGTGGCTCACAATGTAGAGTTTGATTTAAATTTTATTAATGACGAATTAATACATGCTGGGTATACACCTTTTCAGGGACCTTTATTAGATACAGTAGAGTTAGCCCGCATTGCATTTCCTACAGAAGACAGTTTTCGTTTATCCGAATTATCTGAGCGGTTTGATATGGCTCATACTACACCTCATCGTGCTGATAGTGATGCTAATGCCACTGCCTTATTACTCATGGAGATATTTCAAACGTTTGAAACATTGCCTTTACTCACTTTACAACAGCTTGAGAAATTAACTCCTGCCTTAAAAAGTGATCTAGGTGCGTGGCTTAGTGAGCTTATCGCAAAAAAAACGGGCCACCCTCATTTTACTGAAGAGATTGATACGTATCGAGGGCTAGCTTTTAAAAAACAAAGGCTGATAGACGAAGAAGAGGATGTAGAAACGAGTGAAGTCGTTCCAACAGTTGACACACTTCTCCATCAAACTTTAATGAATGACATGAGTATGGCAGATAAAATGCCTGCTTATGAACTTCGAGAAGGTCAAATTGACATGATACGATTTATAGATAAAGTTTTTAAAGAGGATAGTATTGGACTCATTGAAGCTGGTACAGGTACAGGGAAAACATTGGGCTACCTTATCCCTGCCGCCATTTTTGCGAAAAGGTCAAATGAACAGGTCGTGATTAGCACCGAAACGATACAATTACAAGATCAGCTATTAAAAAATGAACTATCTACGTTAAAAAAAGTGTTACCTTTCTCAATCAAAACTGCTTTGTTAAAAGGACGGGGGCATTATCTCTGCTTGCAAAAGTTTGAAAACCTTTTGCATAAAGATCCAATGCCGTCTTACGATCGAACTTTGTCAAAGGCACAAATTTTAGTTTGGCTTACCATGACAGATTCAGGTGATGTAGAAGAGTTAAATCTTGCTTCAGGCAATACGCGTTTTTGGTATGAAATAGCGAGTGATGCTAAATCATGCGCTAATCCATCGTGTCCATGGTTTACTCGCTGTTATTATCAGCGAGCAAAAAAGAAAGCGAAACAGGCCGATTTAATCATTACAAATCACTCGCTCTTGTTTACTGATATGGTTGCTGATCATCAAGTTATTCCTAAATACGCCACATTAATCGTTGATGAGGCACACCATCTTGAAGAAACGGCCACGAGACAATTAGGTGAAAAACTGGATTATTTAACGATTACCCAAGTGTTAAATGATGTTACTAGCCGTGATAAAGTCGAATGGCTACCTGAGGCCATAATGAAACTTGCACCTGAATATATGCAAGAGAAAGCTGAAAATATCGCACGTGTTTCAACGGATTTTAAGCAAGAATGGAATGATCTCTTTATTCAAATGAACCACTACGTTACACGGGGAACGGCAGGTAAAAATGAAACAGGCCGGTTATCTAAAATCATCGAACTGTCTGACCAAAAATGGCTAAATGTAAGGGAGACAGCTGCCAGATGTGAGCACTTATTTAAGGCGTTATTAATAACGATTCATGACATTATCCAAAAAATAGATGATGCATTTGAGCAAGATGAGGTTCATCCGACAAATGAACAACGAAGAGAGCGCGAATGGTTACATTCAATTTTATATCAAATAGAAAGTCAATATATGGCATTTAATCACTTGATTCTTCAGCCACAAGAGAGTGATGTGTACTGGCTTGAAGTGGAAACGAGAGGACCTAAGCAGTCCATTTCTATTCAAAGCTCACCTATCACTGTAGCTGACCGGCTAGCTGATGATTTCTTTACTCATAAAAAACGAATCATTTTGACATCAGCAACCTTGACCGTTAACAACAAATTTAATTACATGATCCAGCGGCTTGGACTTGAAGATTTTCCAGTAAAAACAAAGCAAGTCGCATCACCTTTTTCTTGGTCAGATCAAGTGGCCTTAATGGTTCCTGAAGACATGCCGCTTATACAAGATGCCGGTGAAGAAGCCTATATCGAAGCAGCTGCTTTACAAATCTATCGAACGGCCCAAGTGACGAAAGGTAAAATGCTCGTTTTATTTACCTCTTATGATATGTTAAAACGCACTTATGCTCATTTGAAAGATATGCTGGACGATTCGTTTATGATTGTTGCTCAAGGCATTCATACAAAGAGTCGCTCAAAATTAACTAAAAACTTCCAACAATTTGAGCAATCGATTTTATTAGGAACGAGTAGCTTTTGGGAAGGTGTCGACATTCCAGGTAGTGATTTAAGTTGTATCTTAATGGCTAGATTACCATTTAGTCCTCCTAACGACCCTGTTTTTAAAAAGCGATCAGATTCATTGAAAGAGCAAGGTGACTCTCCTTTTATGAAACTGGCATTGCCCCAGGCAGTGATAAGGTTTAAGCAAGGGTTTGGTCGTTTAATTAGACGTTCTACTGATAAAGGTGTTGTCATCGTGTTAGATCGGCGACTTGTGACAACACGATATGGGAAATCATTCATAAATTCGCTACCAAAAGAGATTCCTTTTATTCAAGAGTCAATGGATGTATTAGAAGATCATATGACTGACTGGTTTAATGACCTACAAGAAAACGAGAATAGGAGTGAGAATACATGA
- a CDS encoding amidohydrolase, which produces MTLIIHSVTIITLEQRDDIFQGYVVIEDHKFTKVAKGSPTEEEQQTASRILDGKGKWLMPGLVNTHGHLGSALLRGAGDDMPLMTWLKQVMWPNEAQFDHETVLTAVQVAMMEMIKSGTTTFLDMYHLHMSDIAEIVIEKNLRAVLCRGMIGQCSQAEQEKKLAESTTFFKNYHGEGEGRVFIALSPHAPYTCPPAFLKRVAETAGKHHMMIHTHVSETRNEVDKHVSEYGIRPILHLKELGIFEHPVLLAHAVHVDETELTIIKEAEAAISHNPISNLKLGSGIAPLKQFHALGITVSLGTDSTASNNNLDLFEEMRMAALLHKGVNEDPTVTNAFDILKMATSQGATSLQIENTGVIAPGYQADFILINPATPHLTPNNEGTIMSHLVYSCKGSDVTDVFINGSPVYENEELQLFDEEKLLFNANLLAKKFI; this is translated from the coding sequence ATGACTCTTATCATCCACTCAGTGACCATTATAACCCTTGAACAACGCGATGATATCTTTCAAGGCTATGTCGTTATTGAAGATCATAAATTTACAAAGGTAGCGAAAGGGAGTCCAACAGAAGAAGAACAACAAACAGCTAGTCGAATCTTAGATGGTAAAGGTAAATGGTTAATGCCTGGGTTAGTTAACACACATGGTCATTTAGGAAGTGCTCTCTTAAGAGGAGCAGGAGATGATATGCCATTAATGACGTGGTTAAAACAAGTCATGTGGCCCAATGAAGCTCAGTTTGACCATGAAACAGTTTTAACTGCTGTACAGGTAGCGATGATGGAAATGATAAAATCAGGAACAACGACTTTTTTAGACATGTATCATTTGCATATGTCAGACATAGCTGAAATCGTCATTGAGAAAAATCTTAGAGCTGTTTTGTGTAGAGGGATGATTGGACAATGTTCCCAAGCCGAACAAGAGAAAAAGCTGGCAGAAAGTACGACTTTTTTTAAAAATTATCACGGAGAAGGAGAAGGACGAGTCTTTATTGCTTTGTCGCCGCATGCCCCTTACACATGTCCTCCTGCCTTTTTAAAACGCGTGGCTGAGACAGCTGGTAAACATCACATGATGATTCATACGCACGTATCAGAGACTCGAAACGAAGTAGATAAGCATGTGAGCGAGTATGGTATTCGGCCAATCCTTCACCTTAAAGAGCTCGGGATATTTGAGCATCCAGTTCTACTAGCTCATGCGGTTCATGTTGACGAGACTGAACTGACAATTATTAAAGAGGCTGAAGCAGCTATATCGCATAATCCCATTAGCAACCTTAAGCTTGGGTCTGGCATTGCGCCATTAAAGCAATTTCATGCGTTAGGTATTACAGTGAGCTTAGGGACTGATTCTACGGCAAGCAATAATAATTTAGATTTATTTGAAGAAATGAGGATGGCTGCATTACTTCATAAAGGGGTCAATGAAGACCCTACAGTCACAAATGCGTTTGATATATTGAAGATGGCAACTTCTCAAGGAGCAACGTCTTTACAGATTGAAAATACAGGTGTTATTGCGCCAGGATATCAAGCAGATTTTATTTTAATTAATCCAGCAACCCCACACCTCACTCCAAATAATGAGGGGACCATCATGTCTCATTTAGTTTACAGCTGTAAAGGTAGTGATGTGACAGATGTTTTCATCAATGGTTCACCTGTTTATGAAAATGAGGAATTACAACTGTTTGATGAGGAGAAGCTTTTATTTAATGCGAATTTATTAGCAAAAAAGTTCATATAG
- the bshB1 gene encoding bacillithiol biosynthesis deacetylase BshB1, with amino-acid sequence MTSFKYDIMAVGAHPDDVEIGMGGTIAKYTRLGKKVVIVNLTEAELSSNGTVEIRQKEAENACEQLGIQARVQLRFPDRGLLASRQQATDELVTLIRQYRPRLVFAPFHKDRHPDHGHCGDICREAVFSATIKNYLPLESSKRFYVQALYYYQINGTSQPDFLIDISGDQETKYKALACFKSQFNQETNSLKTPLNSGYIDLLQAREKLLGAEAGTSAAEGFFCEKPPLIHDLLGDSIK; translated from the coding sequence ATGACGAGCTTTAAATACGATATCATGGCTGTCGGTGCTCATCCAGACGATGTTGAAATTGGGATGGGTGGTACCATAGCGAAATATACACGTTTAGGTAAAAAAGTGGTGATCGTTAATTTAACTGAAGCTGAACTATCTTCAAATGGAACAGTTGAAATCAGGCAAAAAGAAGCAGAAAATGCGTGTGAACAACTAGGGATACAGGCACGTGTACAACTTCGATTCCCTGATAGAGGCCTTCTAGCATCTCGCCAGCAGGCGACTGATGAGCTCGTGACATTAATAAGGCAATATAGGCCACGACTCGTGTTTGCCCCTTTCCATAAAGATCGTCACCCTGACCACGGACATTGTGGTGATATATGTCGAGAAGCTGTTTTCTCTGCTACTATAAAAAACTATTTACCACTTGAATCTAGTAAGCGTTTTTACGTACAAGCTTTATACTACTATCAAATTAACGGCACCTCACAACCAGATTTTCTTATCGATATTAGTGGTGATCAAGAAACGAAATACAAGGCATTAGCATGCTTTAAGAGCCAATTTAATCAAGAGACTAATTCACTCAAAACACCTTTGAATTCTGGATATATAGACTTATTGCAAGCAAGAGAAAAACTGTTAGGTGCTGAAGCAGGTACTTCTGCAGCAGAAGGTTTTTTTTGCGAAAAACCACCACTTATACATGATCTGTTAGGAGACTCAATAAAATGA
- a CDS encoding biotin--[acetyl-CoA-carboxylase] ligase has product MKGQVLKLLREHNTTFLSGEKMSQVIGCSRTAIWKHIDALRKEGYDIVASQNKGYQLRDTYPMLSEHEILSYLPNDSLFTNVIFYRSINSTQMAAQKQVSDGMTHGTLVVADEQTNGKGRLGRTWHSEKDSGVWMSLIVKPDIAFEQAPQLTLLTAVSVTRAIEKLSKVNVTIKWPNDLLINGKKVCGILTEMQADTDRLLSVIIGIGLNVNHKQFPDPLTDIATSLFIETGKTYDRSQLIGGILDEFTKLYQLYLDDGFTIIKPLWEAHASSTGKKISARTATTVIEGIALGIDNEGVLLLEDEAGKVHKIYSADIDLH; this is encoded by the coding sequence ATGAAAGGGCAAGTACTTAAGTTACTCAGAGAACATAATACAACTTTTCTCTCTGGCGAAAAGATGAGTCAAGTGATAGGGTGCAGTAGAACGGCTATTTGGAAACATATAGATGCGTTACGTAAGGAAGGCTATGATATTGTTGCTAGTCAAAATAAGGGCTATCAACTTAGAGACACGTACCCAATGTTAAGTGAACATGAAATCTTGTCATATTTGCCTAATGATTCTCTATTTACAAATGTCATCTTTTACCGATCAATTAATTCAACTCAGATGGCTGCACAAAAGCAGGTGAGTGATGGTATGACTCACGGTACTTTAGTTGTTGCTGATGAACAAACAAATGGAAAAGGGAGACTGGGGAGGACATGGCATTCTGAAAAGGACTCAGGTGTGTGGATGAGCTTAATCGTCAAACCAGACATTGCTTTTGAACAAGCGCCACAACTTACACTGCTAACTGCGGTTTCTGTAACACGTGCTATTGAAAAGCTGTCAAAGGTCAACGTAACGATTAAATGGCCTAATGACCTTTTAATCAATGGAAAGAAAGTGTGTGGAATTCTGACAGAAATGCAGGCAGATACTGATCGGTTATTATCGGTTATTATTGGCATTGGTTTAAATGTAAACCATAAGCAATTTCCTGACCCATTAACGGATATAGCTACTTCCCTTTTTATTGAAACAGGTAAAACCTATGATCGTTCCCAGCTAATAGGGGGGATATTAGATGAATTCACTAAACTTTACCAGCTTTATTTAGATGATGGCTTCACTATAATTAAACCTTTATGGGAAGCGCATGCTTCGTCAACTGGAAAGAAGATAAGTGCAAGAACTGCGACAACTGTAATTGAAGGAATAGCATTAGGTATTGATAACGAAGGTGTCTTACTGTTAGAAGATGAAGCTGGCAAGGTACATAAAATATATTCGGCTGATATAGATTTACATTAA
- the bshA gene encoding N-acetyl-alpha-D-glucosaminyl L-malate synthase BshA, whose product MTYKIGITCYPTVGGSGVVATELGKALAEKGHQIHFITSSLPFRLDEQKANIYFHEVVVNQYSVFRYPPYDLALASKMAEIIKCEELDILHVHYAIPHAISAYLAKEMVDRDVKIVTTLHGTDITVLGYDPSLSDMIKFGIEKSDAVTAVSRDLIHQTKSLLHIQRSISPVYNFVDERIYYPRETDELRKSFEIDSDVHIISHVSNFRKVKRVQDVVRVFEKVQQKTRAVLMLIGEGPELPVIKDLVKNLKLSHLVFFLGNQKRVAEIVSMSDVKLLLSEKESFGLVILEAMACGVPVIGTNIGGIPEVIEDGKSGFICEVGDIESIAARTLYLLKNPMVRKQMSQEALKRATVTFHQNRIVADYEQIYHNALKELR is encoded by the coding sequence ATGACCTATAAAATTGGGATTACATGCTATCCTACCGTAGGTGGTTCTGGAGTAGTAGCAACTGAATTAGGCAAAGCACTGGCTGAAAAGGGACATCAGATTCATTTTATTACGTCTAGTTTACCTTTTAGACTTGACGAACAAAAGGCAAATATTTATTTTCATGAAGTAGTTGTTAATCAATATTCTGTCTTTCGCTACCCTCCATATGATCTTGCTTTAGCAAGTAAAATGGCTGAAATAATAAAGTGTGAAGAACTTGATATCTTACATGTTCACTACGCTATTCCACATGCTATAAGTGCTTATTTAGCAAAAGAGATGGTCGATCGAGATGTGAAAATAGTCACGACACTTCATGGGACTGATATTACAGTGCTAGGTTATGACCCTTCGTTGTCCGATATGATTAAGTTTGGAATCGAAAAATCTGATGCAGTTACAGCTGTTTCCCGTGACTTAATTCACCAAACAAAATCTCTTTTACATATTCAACGATCAATTTCACCAGTCTATAATTTTGTTGATGAACGAATCTATTATCCTAGGGAAACTGACGAGTTGAGAAAATCTTTTGAAATAGACTCAGATGTTCATATCATTTCACATGTCTCTAATTTTCGTAAAGTTAAACGAGTACAAGATGTGGTACGTGTTTTTGAAAAAGTACAACAAAAAACGAGAGCTGTTTTAATGTTGATTGGCGAAGGACCAGAGTTACCAGTCATTAAAGACCTTGTGAAAAACTTAAAACTCTCTCACCTTGTCTTTTTCCTTGGTAATCAAAAGAGAGTTGCAGAAATCGTTTCAATGAGTGATGTAAAATTACTGCTTTCTGAAAAAGAGAGTTTTGGACTTGTCATTTTAGAAGCGATGGCATGCGGTGTCCCTGTCATAGGGACAAATATAGGTGGAATACCGGAAGTTATCGAGGATGGGAAAAGCGGTTTTATTTGCGAAGTGGGGGATATTGAGAGTATTGCAGCTCGAACACTTTATTTACTTAAAAATCCGATGGTAAGAAAACAAATGTCACAGGAAGCATTAAAGCGAGCGACCGTCACATTTCATCAAAATCGAATTGTAGCTGATTATGAACAAATTTATCATAATGCATTGAAAGAGTTGAGGTAA